A window from Barnesiella propionica encodes these proteins:
- a CDS encoding DUF3843 family protein: MTFNKIYMKEWLDNQPYNHAGDCDAYYVNLANQLIAKLYDRRIKYLQDASFCKKIAIALSSYFEDILSGGMIWNSFTGKNNELYNKQVPFYNTEKYYKDEPNLADICFLIWFYLVSEQNRFINPFHPAIIERAQICCKILEHEYETAPENTQWKDFFSSGKQDFSLSRHYDPCAYWIYWHSYLTAPSSKKWTKYIEESFRKEQHHYTPAEQLYVIQDMCIDFMYQYPCGPLALYAHEWMEQVTGIGAYEEKGPREELPQGEHHLYTDLMKATQGEPIVFFKSYAQLNKFLSLDMGWGGKEEHLPHLRNSAYFVLYANPQKGMLIAKDVAQYIKTPENPFYDEKEAEENAFGLLVNPGMCPIDLVLHIFSENLIPELHIGDIDPEDCRSLIKEWDFIARCFLCEYYRAV, translated from the coding sequence ATGACTTTCAATAAAATATATATGAAAGAATGGTTGGATAACCAGCCATATAACCATGCCGGAGATTGTGATGCATATTACGTAAATCTGGCAAATCAACTTATTGCAAAATTATACGACCGTCGCATAAAATATCTACAGGATGCATCTTTTTGTAAAAAAATAGCAATCGCGTTATCTTCTTATTTCGAAGACATCCTTTCAGGGGGAATGATCTGGAATTCTTTTACCGGAAAAAATAATGAATTATACAATAAACAGGTTCCGTTTTACAACACGGAAAAATATTATAAAGACGAACCGAATCTTGCTGATATTTGCTTTCTGATATGGTTCTATCTGGTATCGGAACAAAACCGTTTCATAAATCCATTTCATCCTGCCATTATAGAACGAGCACAAATTTGCTGCAAAATACTCGAGCACGAATATGAAACAGCACCTGAAAATACACAATGGAAAGATTTTTTCTCTTCCGGTAAACAAGATTTTTCCCTTTCCCGTCATTATGATCCATGTGCATATTGGATATATTGGCATTCTTATCTCACGGCGCCATCATCAAAAAAATGGACGAAATATATCGAAGAATCATTCCGGAAAGAACAACACCATTATACACCGGCGGAACAACTGTATGTTATTCAGGACATGTGCATAGATTTCATGTACCAGTATCCTTGCGGTCCGTTAGCTTTATATGCGCATGAATGGATGGAACAGGTTACAGGTATCGGAGCTTATGAAGAAAAAGGCCCCCGGGAAGAATTACCTCAAGGAGAGCATCACCTGTATACCGACCTGATGAAAGCCACCCAAGGCGAGCCTATCGTCTTTTTCAAAAGCTATGCACAACTTAACAAATTCTTGTCTCTGGATATGGGGTGGGGAGGAAAAGAAGAGCATCTCCCTCATCTAAGAAACTCGGCCTATTTCGTTCTATACGCCAATCCTCAAAAAGGAATGCTTATAGCTAAGGATGTAGCTCAATATATCAAAACACCGGAAAATCCTTTCTATGATGAAAAAGAAGCGGAAGAAAATGCTTTCGGGTTATTGGTCAATCCGGGAATGTGTCCTATAGATCTTGTCCTCCATATCTTTTCCGAAAACCTCATTCCGGAATTACATATAGGAGATATCGATCCGGAAGATTGCCGGTCGCTGATAAAAGAATGGGATTTTATCGCCCGCTGTTTTTTGTGCGAATATTACCGGGCTGTATAA
- a CDS encoding Bax inhibitor-1/YccA family protein, which translates to MDNNNNYSQSYSPELTLSIVMRKVYGRMFLGLIVTALTAMYVASSPALINLILGSRGVFFGLIIAELAMVWGIAGAINKMTTTTSTLLFFLYAILNGATLSIIFLAFSLGSIAYTFFITAGVFGAMSVYGYFTSNSLNSVGSYCIMALIGLIIASVVNIFMHSETLDWIISLAGVAIFIGLTAYDTQKIKLMAMNATMADTGKIAVMGALNLYLDFINLFLYLLRIFGKKN; encoded by the coding sequence ATGGATAATAATAATAACTATTCACAATCTTATTCACCCGAATTAACCTTATCAATAGTAATGAGAAAAGTATACGGACGCATGTTCCTGGGACTTATCGTTACCGCACTGACCGCTATGTACGTGGCATCTAGTCCGGCTCTGATAAATCTCATATTGGGCTCCCGCGGAGTATTCTTCGGACTCATTATAGCCGAACTGGCCATGGTATGGGGTATAGCCGGAGCAATCAACAAAATGACTACTACGACATCTACATTATTATTTTTCCTATACGCCATCCTCAACGGAGCCACTTTGTCCATTATATTCCTGGCTTTTAGCTTGGGATCGATTGCATATACCTTTTTTATCACAGCCGGCGTATTCGGGGCAATGAGTGTTTACGGATATTTTACCAGTAACAGCCTGAACTCTGTAGGAAGCTACTGTATCATGGCTCTGATAGGATTAATCATCGCTTCTGTCGTTAATATCTTCATGCATAGCGAAACTCTCGACTGGATTATAAGCCTGGCCGGAGTAGCTATCTTCATCGGACTTACTGCATACGATACCCAAAAGATCAAATTAATGGCAATGAACGCAACTATGGCCGATACCGGGAAAATTGCTGTCATGGGAGCATTGAACTTGTATCTCGATTTTATAAATCTCTTCCTTTACTTATTACGCATTTTTGGAAAAAAGAATTAA
- a CDS encoding TolB-like translocation protein: protein MRKKLLFAAVFALASYGSLWAQPRIAGAPQLLVKQEAHMMSPVWSPDGTKLAMTSDNYQGIWVVNADGSHLRKITADEGAGYKLAWGADNNTILGRTNIRENHRVFHEVKTYDVATGTEKLLVAKTRMLKGLPCWADNQVSYRIDTERKLADAGIKAVSGKAGVAQNVNLLNRMIESPASVAQEVSGLKMFKGHVIFNPVLSPSGDKIVFQVSGKGLYVCDINGEQVKSLGQGSRASWMPDGKYVLATVVTDNGEVLTSGKLYAIDVNTAQSYHLPVDTNLIVQSPCVSVDGKKVAFEDAATGYIYVANLK from the coding sequence ATGAGAAAAAAATTACTTTTTGCCGCAGTTTTTGCTTTGGCGAGCTACGGAAGTTTGTGGGCACAACCTCGTATTGCAGGAGCTCCGCAACTATTGGTAAAACAAGAGGCACACATGATGTCTCCAGTGTGGTCCCCGGACGGGACGAAATTAGCCATGACTTCTGATAATTATCAGGGAATTTGGGTGGTGAATGCCGATGGTTCGCATTTGCGTAAAATTACTGCAGATGAAGGTGCCGGTTATAAATTAGCCTGGGGGGCTGATAATAATACGATTCTGGGACGTACCAATATCCGGGAAAACCATCGTGTTTTTCATGAGGTGAAGACTTACGATGTTGCTACGGGAACAGAAAAGTTATTGGTCGCCAAGACACGTATGTTGAAGGGGCTTCCCTGCTGGGCTGATAATCAAGTAAGTTACCGGATAGATACGGAGCGGAAATTGGCGGATGCCGGAATAAAAGCCGTATCGGGGAAAGCCGGGGTAGCACAGAATGTGAATTTGCTGAACAGAATGATCGAGAGTCCTGCTTCAGTTGCTCAGGAAGTCTCCGGTCTTAAAATGTTTAAAGGACATGTTATTTTTAATCCGGTATTATCACCGTCGGGAGATAAGATCGTATTTCAGGTTTCCGGTAAAGGTCTTTATGTATGTGATATTAACGGAGAACAAGTAAAGAGCTTGGGCCAAGGTTCTCGAGCGTCTTGGATGCCTGACGGTAAATATGTATTGGCTACTGTTGTGACTGATAACGGAGAAGTCCTGACTTCAGGAAAATTATATGCTATAGATGTGAACACGGCTCAGTCTTACCATTTGCCGGTGGATACAAACTTGATTGTTCAAAGTCCGTGTGTCTCTGTGGACGGAAAAAAAGTAGCTTTTGAAGATGCTGCTACCGGTTATATTTATGTTGCAAACCTTAAATGA
- a CDS encoding Ig-like domain-containing protein, with protein MKTNIKLFNRTALQCGVVFAMCFMVAFSPSKAEKVTGLSDFTLFIDPGHALKENEGLYGYTEAEKTLRVGLAMREYLQTYTDIKNVYMCREDDNTSVTLEERVDMANSLNVDFYYSIHSDAGSADANSTLFMYGGWKMDGAIVEKTPNGGRAFGDILCPDLTGVMRAKTRGNKPDRVNYDGDEYTSTNKYPYLYVNRVSNMASLLSEGCFHTNPTQQQRNMSAGWKRMEGLSAFRSMLEYMNVERPVIGVASGIITDEESGVPANNVTVTIGDKSYTTDGFESVFNKYSKDPDQLHNGFWFIEGLTPGNTVEVKFMSPDFQPVTKTLQIVSNPTGRTVDNMSILDITMVSSVPAKVKSVSPDEEDLSGIDPSKNITITFSRKMDRASVESALSIVPEKPLTVTWKDDYNVIIALAALDHDTDYTLKIDGAIAKNSQTNQLFDGNGDGAEGGIYSLAFRTSPPDTSAPVAVSYDPADNSTVTEARPIIRIEYDEAIDETSVGTDAIKVMEGANEISGIIQHTVVAKNSVLHFIPSVDLVNNKTYTVNVAAGIKDLLGNAAEAWSFSFTANPAAVKDSKMIDAFETLESWWEPAGAGQTAGIIADQTSRVLNNSIVATSESRSSLALNYGWDVNYSGTPMIRLYLPSGKSRGTFTSEYVLQAYVFGDASNNDMMLVIRDGKTQLEGSGWIKLNWRGWKLITWDMSDGKSTGWINGDGNLDGTGFYFDCILLQSAPDCAVKGTVYFDDLCVRKLETSGVDQAFTSDDAIRVYLTPTVNELNIEAGEIINDVAVYSLSGSLVKHIVPSENKVQMNMDGLAKGVYIVKAKTTGAQRSVKVVVM; from the coding sequence ATGAAGACAAATATTAAATTATTTAATAGAACGGCTTTGCAATGCGGAGTGGTTTTTGCTATGTGTTTTATGGTGGCTTTTTCTCCTTCCAAAGCTGAAAAAGTTACGGGGTTAAGTGATTTTACTTTATTTATCGACCCGGGACATGCCTTAAAAGAAAATGAAGGATTGTACGGATATACCGAAGCCGAGAAAACTTTGAGGGTGGGTTTAGCTATGCGTGAATACCTTCAGACATATACCGATATTAAAAACGTATATATGTGCCGTGAAGACGATAATACCAGTGTTACACTGGAGGAACGTGTCGATATGGCAAACTCCCTGAATGTCGATTTTTACTATTCTATCCATAGCGATGCAGGAAGCGCGGATGCAAATAGTACATTATTTATGTACGGAGGTTGGAAAATGGACGGTGCGATTGTGGAGAAGACTCCTAATGGCGGTAGAGCCTTTGGAGATATCCTTTGTCCTGACCTGACCGGTGTAATGAGGGCGAAAACCAGGGGCAATAAACCTGACCGTGTGAATTATGACGGTGACGAATATACCAGTACGAATAAATATCCTTATTTGTATGTAAACCGGGTATCAAATATGGCTTCTTTGTTAAGTGAAGGCTGTTTCCATACGAATCCTACTCAGCAACAACGTAACATGAGTGCCGGATGGAAACGGATGGAAGGCCTGTCTGCATTTCGTTCCATGTTGGAATATATGAATGTAGAACGTCCCGTTATAGGTGTTGCCAGTGGTATTATTACCGATGAAGAGAGCGGCGTGCCTGCAAATAATGTAACGGTTACAATAGGAGATAAGTCTTATACTACCGATGGATTTGAAAGCGTATTTAATAAATATTCTAAAGATCCGGATCAATTACATAACGGATTCTGGTTTATTGAAGGATTAACTCCCGGCAATACGGTAGAAGTGAAATTTATGTCTCCCGACTTTCAGCCTGTAACAAAGACATTGCAGATAGTATCTAATCCTACAGGACGTACTGTAGATAATATGAGTATTCTGGATATTACCATGGTATCTTCTGTTCCGGCTAAAGTGAAATCTGTTTCCCCGGATGAGGAAGATTTATCAGGTATAGACCCGTCTAAAAATATTACGATTACTTTCAGCCGTAAGATGGATAGGGCCAGCGTCGAATCCGCATTAAGTATTGTTCCCGAAAAACCCTTGACGGTTACGTGGAAAGATGATTATAATGTGATTATTGCACTGGCTGCTCTGGATCACGATACGGATTATACATTGAAAATAGACGGTGCAATAGCGAAAAATTCGCAGACTAATCAGTTATTCGATGGCAACGGTGACGGCGCCGAAGGAGGCATCTATTCCCTTGCGTTTAGAACATCTCCTCCCGACACCAGTGCGCCTGTGGCTGTTAGCTATGATCCTGCCGATAATTCTACGGTAACAGAGGCACGCCCCATTATCCGGATTGAATATGATGAAGCTATTGATGAAACATCTGTAGGTACTGATGCTATAAAGGTAATGGAGGGTGCGAATGAAATAAGCGGAATTATACAGCATACTGTTGTTGCCAAGAACAGCGTATTGCATTTTATTCCTTCTGTGGATTTAGTAAATAACAAGACTTATACGGTGAATGTAGCAGCCGGTATAAAGGATCTTCTAGGTAATGCAGCAGAGGCCTGGTCGTTCAGTTTTACCGCCAATCCTGCGGCTGTAAAAGACTCGAAAATGATCGATGCGTTCGAAACTCTCGAAAGCTGGTGGGAACCTGCCGGAGCGGGACAAACCGCGGGAATCATTGCCGATCAGACGTCGCGTGTGTTGAATAACTCGATAGTTGCGACTTCCGAAAGTCGGTCAAGTCTGGCATTGAATTACGGATGGGATGTAAATTATAGCGGAACTCCCATGATTCGTTTGTATTTGCCGTCAGGTAAAAGCCGGGGAACATTCACGTCCGAATATGTTTTGCAAGCCTATGTATTCGGTGATGCTTCCAATAACGATATGATGCTGGTTATTCGTGACGGCAAAACTCAACTGGAAGGTTCGGGATGGATCAAACTGAATTGGAGAGGATGGAAATTGATAACATGGGATATGTCCGATGGTAAATCTACGGGATGGATCAATGGAGACGGAAACCTGGACGGAACAGGTTTTTATTTCGACTGTATCTTGTTACAATCCGCGCCGGATTGTGCCGTGAAAGGAACCGTCTATTTTGATGATCTTTGTGTCCGTAAGCTGGAAACCTCCGGAGTCGACCAGGCGTTCACTTCAGACGATGCTATCCGGGTGTATCTCACCCCGACAGTAAATGAACTGAATATAGAAGCTGGTGAGATAATTAATGATGTGGCTGTATATTCTTTGTCCGGAAGTTTGGTAAAACATATTGTACCTTCTGAGAATAAAGTCCAGATGAATATGGACGGTCTTGCAAAAGGTGTATATATAGTAAAAGCTAAGACTACGGGTGCGCAACGTAGTGTCAAAGTGGTAGTAATGTAA
- a CDS encoding response regulator transcription factor, translating to MKKIPENTRILLVEDEKNLVRIILDTLVQEGFEIEVAYNGNEGLLKFHEIRPHIIVTDIMMPRMDGFEMVKRIRETDRNTPILFLSARSETDDVVTGFELGCNDYLKKPFGIAELIVRIKALVNKPRVERQCKNFYTLGQYMFNPIAQTLSYQGVLSDLSHRESEILRHLCENREQVVHTQSILLELWGDDSFFNTRSLHVFITKLRHKLAKDKNIRIVNVRGIGYKLIG from the coding sequence ATGAAAAAAATACCGGAAAATACCCGAATATTATTGGTAGAGGATGAAAAAAACCTGGTACGTATCATCCTGGATACCCTGGTGCAGGAAGGATTTGAAATAGAAGTTGCATATAACGGAAATGAAGGACTACTCAAATTCCATGAAATACGACCCCATATCATTGTAACGGACATTATGATGCCCCGTATGGATGGCTTCGAAATGGTAAAACGGATAAGAGAAACCGACCGGAACACTCCCATCCTATTTTTATCCGCACGATCCGAGACCGACGATGTGGTTACCGGTTTTGAATTGGGCTGTAATGATTATCTTAAGAAACCGTTCGGCATTGCCGAACTTATTGTCAGAATCAAAGCTCTTGTGAATAAACCCCGCGTAGAGAGACAATGCAAAAATTTTTACACTCTGGGACAATACATGTTCAATCCTATCGCACAGACTTTATCGTACCAGGGAGTGCTGTCCGATTTGTCTCACAGAGAATCGGAAATATTACGCCATTTGTGCGAAAACCGGGAACAAGTAGTACACACTCAATCCATATTGTTGGAATTGTGGGGAGACGACAGTTTTTTCAATACACGTAGTCTGCATGTATTTATCACGAAATTGCGCCATAAATTGGCAAAAGACAAAAACATCAGAATCGTGAACGTGCGCGGCATAGGATATAAGCTCATCGGATAA
- a CDS encoding sensor histidine kinase, whose protein sequence is MKLPFKIVATFVTLILAFVTGYQIYWLISLYSRMENNVQNQMTEAMRTADHRELFQRIAIIHADSARQHGTIEGTVGLPENDSVQIKHKVITEDTTVTTTSQVENNNNSWYEQDSEVLEQMALYIQKGMHGPIDKMEPIHIDRYDSILGKELTERYEIKTLHYTEIVALENDSVLIRSKMAPVISGKTPDSYDYIFDIDNKYAFRTHTETQNKIILRQMSGIAVASLIILALLIFSYIYLMRTILKQKTLEEIKRDFTNNMTHELKTPISVAYAANDVLLNYSSEKNESRRKDYLYIIKEQLQHLSGLVEQILSMSRDEQKEISLKIESINLRSLCRQLISEYRLKTEKPTEFTLAITDSFSINADRIHFYNILSNLIDNSLKYSGPSVHISISAKKENKKTIIEVIDNGNGIKKEQQERIFDKFYRVPTGNIHDIKGYGLGLYYIKRLIETHNGKITVISEYGKGSKFIIEWTL, encoded by the coding sequence ATGAAATTGCCATTTAAAATAGTCGCAACATTCGTCACACTGATACTGGCATTTGTTACGGGATATCAGATATATTGGTTAATCTCACTATATTCCCGTATGGAAAACAATGTCCAAAACCAGATGACCGAAGCTATGCGTACAGCCGACCACCGGGAACTGTTCCAAAGAATAGCTATCATACATGCGGATTCTGCCAGGCAACACGGAACCATCGAAGGAACAGTAGGTCTGCCGGAAAACGACTCGGTACAAATCAAACACAAGGTTATAACCGAAGACACGACAGTCACCACCACGAGTCAAGTCGAAAATAACAATAACTCATGGTATGAGCAAGACAGCGAGGTTCTGGAACAAATGGCACTTTATATACAAAAAGGAATGCACGGTCCTATAGATAAAATGGAGCCGATACACATCGACCGGTATGACTCCATTCTCGGCAAAGAATTAACTGAACGTTACGAAATAAAAACACTTCATTATACCGAGATCGTTGCGCTTGAGAATGATTCCGTCCTCATCCGATCAAAAATGGCACCGGTCATATCCGGGAAAACACCGGATAGTTACGACTACATATTCGACATCGACAATAAATATGCATTCCGCACCCACACAGAAACACAGAATAAAATCATACTCCGGCAAATGTCGGGAATAGCTGTAGCCTCACTTATCATTCTGGCATTACTCATATTTTCATATATTTACTTAATGCGCACCATATTAAAACAAAAAACGCTGGAAGAAATAAAAAGAGACTTTACCAATAATATGACTCATGAACTTAAAACACCCATCTCGGTAGCTTATGCGGCCAATGATGTTTTACTGAACTATTCTTCCGAAAAAAATGAAAGCAGACGGAAAGACTATCTGTACATCATAAAAGAGCAACTACAGCACCTTTCGGGGCTGGTAGAACAAATACTTTCCATGTCACGCGATGAACAAAAAGAAATTTCCCTGAAAATAGAGAGTATAAACTTGCGCTCTTTATGCAGGCAGCTCATTTCGGAATATAGACTAAAGACGGAAAAACCGACAGAGTTTACCCTTGCCATAACAGACAGTTTCTCAATAAACGCCGACCGTATCCACTTCTACAACATACTAAGCAACCTTATAGATAATTCATTGAAATATTCCGGCCCTTCCGTTCACATAAGTATATCGGCCAAAAAAGAAAATAAGAAAACTATCATTGAAGTTATAGACAACGGCAACGGTATAAAAAAGGAACAGCAGGAACGTATCTTCGATAAATTTTACAGAGTACCGACAGGTAATATACACGATATAAAAGGTTATGGACTGGGGCTTTATTATATAAAAAGGCTGATAGAAACACATAACGGAAAAATAACGGTAATAAGCGAATACGGGAAAGGGAGTAAATTTATAATCGAATGGACATTATGA
- the argS gene encoding arginine--tRNA ligase — MKIEQQITNAVSNALKALYDITPDATAIQLQKTKKEFTGNLTLVVFPFLKASHKNPEATAQEIGEYLVKNNQEISSFNVIKGFLNLVISPVCWIQQLESIDKDVEYGTKSQAPDAQLVMVEYSSPNTNKPLHLGHVRNNLLGFSISEILKANGYKVVKTNIVNDRGIHICKSMLAWQKWGNGVTPESSGKKGDHLIGDFYVLFDKHYKQELSDLQRKGMSKEEAEAASSLMTEAREMLRKWEAGDKEVREVWRMMNEWVYAGFDETYKRLGVDFDKIYYESETYLEGKEKVLEGLEKGIMYKKEDGSVWADLTQEGLDHKLLLRSDGTSVYMTQDIGTAKLRFIDYPIDKMVYVVGNEQNYHFQVLSILLNKLGFKWGKDLVHFSYGMVELPEGKMKSREGTVVDADDLMEEMINTARETSAELGKLDNCTPEEAEAISRIVGLGALKYFILKVDPRKNMTFNPKESIDFNGNTGPFIQYTHARICSVLRKAAEAGINFEKTDTSSVIPNEKEIALIQNLAEFPSVVSEAGKLFSPALIANYVYDLVKEYNQFYHDFSILREENEALRAFRLMLSANVAKVVKTGMGLLGIEVPDRM; from the coding sequence ATGAAGATCGAACAACAGATAACAAATGCCGTTTCGAATGCATTGAAAGCTTTATACGATATTACTCCCGATGCAACGGCCATTCAATTACAAAAAACAAAAAAAGAATTTACAGGAAACCTTACCCTCGTAGTTTTCCCTTTCTTGAAAGCATCGCATAAAAATCCCGAGGCGACTGCTCAGGAAATAGGTGAATATCTGGTAAAAAATAACCAGGAAATATCATCTTTCAATGTTATAAAAGGTTTCCTTAATTTGGTTATCTCTCCGGTATGCTGGATACAGCAACTGGAATCCATAGACAAAGATGTGGAATACGGAACCAAATCTCAGGCTCCCGATGCTCAGCTTGTTATGGTAGAATACTCTTCCCCCAATACGAATAAACCCCTTCACCTGGGTCATGTGCGCAATAATTTGCTAGGGTTCAGCATCTCCGAAATATTAAAAGCAAATGGCTATAAAGTAGTTAAGACTAATATTGTAAACGACCGAGGAATCCATATCTGTAAATCGATGTTAGCTTGGCAAAAATGGGGCAACGGAGTAACTCCCGAATCCTCCGGAAAAAAAGGAGACCACCTCATCGGAGATTTTTATGTCTTATTTGACAAACACTACAAACAAGAATTATCCGACTTACAAAGAAAAGGAATGAGTAAAGAGGAAGCGGAAGCTGCCTCCTCCCTTATGACCGAAGCACGCGAGATGTTACGTAAATGGGAAGCCGGGGACAAAGAAGTCCGCGAAGTATGGCGTATGATGAACGAATGGGTATATGCCGGATTCGACGAGACTTACAAACGTTTAGGTGTAGATTTCGACAAAATATACTATGAGTCCGAAACATACCTGGAGGGAAAAGAAAAAGTCCTGGAAGGATTGGAAAAAGGAATTATGTACAAAAAAGAAGACGGTTCCGTATGGGCCGATCTTACTCAGGAAGGACTGGATCATAAACTCCTGCTCCGCAGCGACGGCACATCGGTTTACATGACACAGGATATCGGTACGGCTAAATTACGGTTCATTGATTATCCTATCGATAAAATGGTTTATGTCGTAGGAAATGAACAAAATTATCATTTCCAGGTACTCTCTATTCTTCTCAATAAGTTAGGCTTCAAATGGGGAAAAGACCTTGTACATTTTTCATACGGTATGGTAGAACTTCCCGAAGGCAAAATGAAATCGCGTGAAGGAACTGTAGTAGACGCCGACGACCTGATGGAGGAAATGATAAACACGGCCCGCGAAACATCTGCAGAACTAGGCAAACTGGATAATTGTACTCCGGAAGAAGCAGAAGCAATATCCCGTATAGTAGGACTGGGAGCATTAAAATATTTTATACTTAAGGTTGATCCACGTAAAAATATGACGTTCAATCCTAAAGAATCTATCGATTTCAACGGAAATACCGGGCCTTTTATTCAATACACTCACGCCCGTATCTGCTCTGTATTGCGCAAAGCAGCCGAGGCGGGGATAAATTTCGAAAAAACAGATACTTCATCTGTCATTCCAAATGAAAAAGAAATAGCCTTGATCCAGAATCTGGCAGAATTTCCTTCGGTAGTTTCCGAAGCCGGTAAGTTATTCAGTCCGGCACTTATTGCAAACTATGTATATGACCTCGTAAAAGAATACAATCAGTTTTATCACGATTTTTCAATCCTGCGCGAAGAAAACGAAGCATTAAGAGCTTTCAGACTGATGCTGTCGGCCAATGTAGCTAAAGTGGTAAAAACCGGAATGGGACTTTTAGGAATCGAAGTTCCCGATCGCATGTAA